A genomic window from Mesorhizobium sp. 131-2-1 includes:
- a CDS encoding cob(I)yrinic acid a,c-diamide adenosyltransferase, which yields MVKLNKIYTRTGDDGSTGLGTGERRLKSDLRIDAYGTVDEANACIGMARTHTAASHPSIDAMLSRIQNDLFDLGADLAVPDDGKPLPYEPLRIVASQTDRVEKDIDLLNKELQPLKSFVLNGGTPAAAALHLARTVARRAERIMVKLAQDPGEQVSREAIKYINRVSDFLFVAARAVNDNGKADVLWVPGKNR from the coding sequence ATGGTCAAGCTCAACAAGATCTATACCCGCACCGGCGACGACGGCTCCACCGGCCTCGGCACCGGCGAGCGGCGGTTGAAATCCGACCTGCGCATCGACGCCTACGGCACCGTCGACGAGGCCAATGCCTGCATCGGCATGGCTCGCACCCACACCGCTGCCAGCCATCCGTCGATCGATGCCATGCTGTCCCGCATCCAGAACGATCTTTTCGATCTCGGCGCCGACCTCGCCGTGCCGGATGACGGCAAGCCGCTCCCCTACGAGCCGCTGCGCATCGTCGCCTCGCAGACCGATCGCGTCGAAAAGGACATCGACCTCCTCAACAAGGAACTGCAGCCGCTCAAATCCTTCGTTCTGAACGGCGGCACGCCGGCGGCGGCGGCGCTCCACCTCGCCCGCACCGTGGCGCGGCGGGCCGAGCGGATCATGGTGAAGCTGGCGCAGGACCCCGGCGAACAGGTCAGCCGCGAGGCGATCAAATACATCAACCGCGTCTCCGACTTTCTGTTCGTCGCCGCCCGCGCGGTCAATGACAATGGAAAGGCCGACGTGTTATGGGTTCCCGGCAAGAACCGCTGA
- a CDS encoding rhomboid family intramembrane serine protease: MFIPLYDTNRLRHIRLQYVTIGLIAINVLVYFATTLGGEDFTNAAVLGLGFIPSVVHDKVELSPEFIVIPESLSYLTYSFLHADIFHLGGNMLFLWVFGDNVEDALGHIRYLIFYLLCAIAGAFFQGLVAWDSQVPLIGASGAIAGVVAAYLILYPRVKVWVLAFARIPLRIPAFIPLILWIVFQIVMFAAGGEDQVSWACHIGGIIAGAVLVLVLRSRGVPLLAGADGEPDVSPNVEQAPVPAEPTATAPAPAQPAPQWGRGAASSPD, translated from the coding sequence ATGTTCATCCCGCTATACGACACCAACAGGCTGCGCCACATCCGCCTGCAATATGTGACGATCGGCCTGATCGCCATCAACGTGCTCGTCTATTTCGCCACCACGCTTGGCGGCGAGGATTTCACCAACGCGGCGGTGCTCGGCCTTGGCTTCATCCCCTCCGTCGTCCACGACAAGGTCGAGTTGTCGCCCGAATTCATCGTCATTCCGGAGAGCCTGAGCTACCTGACCTATTCCTTCCTGCACGCCGACATCTTCCACCTCGGCGGCAACATGCTGTTCCTGTGGGTTTTCGGCGACAATGTCGAGGACGCGCTCGGCCACATCCGCTACCTGATCTTCTACCTGCTTTGCGCCATCGCCGGGGCCTTTTTCCAGGGGTTGGTGGCCTGGGATTCGCAGGTGCCGCTGATCGGCGCCTCTGGCGCCATTGCCGGCGTCGTCGCCGCCTATCTGATCCTTTACCCAAGGGTGAAGGTCTGGGTTCTCGCCTTCGCCCGCATTCCCTTGCGTATCCCGGCCTTCATCCCGCTTATCCTTTGGATCGTTTTCCAGATCGTCATGTTCGCGGCAGGCGGCGAGGACCAGGTTTCCTGGGCTTGTCATATCGGCGGCATCATCGCCGGCGCGGTGCTGGTGCTTGTCCTGCGCAGCCGCGGCGTGCCGCTTCTCGCCGGCGCGGACGGGGAACCGGACGTCTCGCCGAACGTCGAACAGGCGCCTGTCCCGGCCGAGCCGACCGCAACCGCTCCAGCTCCGGCGCAGCCCGCGCCGCAGTGGGGTCGCGGCGCCGCTTCAAGCCCGGACTGA
- a CDS encoding SDR family oxidoreductase: MNAPRTIIVTGASSGIGAHCARALKAEGWRVFATARKPADIAALEADGIETFYLDYREPASIEALVASVLERTGGRLDALFNNGAHAQPGAVEDLPVSALKEQFEANLFGWHDLTRRIVPVMRRQGHGRLVHCSSILGLTPVRFRGAYSASKHALEGLMLCLHQELQGSGIHVSLIEPGPVTSKIASNGLFWFLKNIDHEHSVHRADYEAQLARLRAGGSVSRLKPGPEVVHTALRHALLSRRPRPHYVVTMPARIGVVLKRILPASMLYRLLAKRA, translated from the coding sequence GTGAACGCGCCGCGCACCATCATCGTCACCGGCGCCTCTTCCGGGATTGGCGCCCATTGCGCCCGGGCGCTGAAGGCGGAGGGCTGGCGGGTGTTCGCGACGGCGCGCAAGCCGGCCGACATCGCGGCGCTCGAGGCCGACGGCATCGAGACCTTCTATCTCGACTATCGCGAGCCCGCCTCGATCGAGGCGCTGGTCGCCTCGGTGCTGGAGCGCACCGGCGGGCGGCTCGACGCGCTGTTCAACAACGGCGCCCATGCGCAGCCCGGCGCCGTCGAGGACCTGCCGGTTTCGGCGCTTAAAGAGCAGTTCGAGGCCAATCTCTTCGGCTGGCACGACCTCACCCGCCGCATCGTGCCGGTGATGCGCCGCCAGGGCCATGGCCGGCTCGTCCACTGTTCCTCCATCCTAGGGCTGACGCCGGTCCGCTTTCGCGGCGCCTATTCGGCCTCCAAGCATGCGCTGGAGGGGCTGATGCTGTGCCTGCATCAAGAGCTTCAGGGCAGCGGCATCCATGTCTCGCTGATCGAGCCGGGTCCGGTGACGTCGAAGATCGCCTCGAACGGGCTGTTCTGGTTCCTCAAGAACATCGACCATGAGCATTCCGTCCATCGCGCCGACTACGAGGCTCAACTGGCGCGGCTGAGGGCCGGCGGCAGCGTCTCGCGGCTGAAGCCCGGACCAGAGGTGGTCCACACCGCCTTGCGCCATGCGCTTCTGTCGCGGCGCCCGCGTCCACACTATGTGGTAACGATGCCGGCCAGGATCGGCGTGGTCCTCAAACGCATACTGCCGGCATCGATGCTCTACCGCCTGCTTGCCAAACGCGCCTGA
- a CDS encoding electron transfer flavoprotein subunit beta/FixA family protein, whose product MKILVPVKRVVDANVKVRVKSDGSAVELANVKMAMNPFDEIAVEEAIRLKEAGKAEEIIVVSIGPQQAQETLRTALAMGADRAILVKTDEQTEPLGVAKVLKGVVEAEKPGLVILGKQAIDDDSNQTGQMLAALLGWAQGTFASKVELAGDKAKVTREVDGGLQTVELKMPAIVTADLRLNQPRYASLPNIMKAKKKPLDEKSPADYGADVKPRLKVIKTEEPGGRKAGVKVKSVAELIDKLKNEAGVL is encoded by the coding sequence ATGAAGATCCTTGTGCCCGTGAAGCGGGTTGTGGATGCCAATGTTAAGGTCCGGGTCAAGTCGGACGGTTCAGCGGTCGAGCTCGCCAACGTCAAGATGGCTATGAACCCGTTCGACGAGATCGCGGTCGAGGAAGCGATCCGGCTGAAGGAAGCCGGCAAGGCGGAGGAGATCATCGTCGTCTCGATCGGCCCGCAGCAGGCGCAGGAGACGCTGCGCACCGCGCTCGCCATGGGCGCCGACCGCGCCATCCTGGTCAAGACCGACGAGCAGACCGAGCCGCTCGGCGTCGCCAAGGTGTTGAAGGGCGTGGTCGAGGCCGAAAAGCCCGGCCTCGTCATCCTCGGCAAGCAGGCGATCGACGACGACTCGAACCAGACCGGCCAGATGCTGGCTGCCCTGCTTGGCTGGGCTCAAGGCACCTTCGCCTCCAAGGTCGAGCTCGCCGGCGACAAGGCCAAGGTGACGCGCGAGGTCGATGGCGGCCTGCAGACGGTGGAGCTGAAGATGCCGGCGATCGTGACCGCCGACCTTCGCCTCAACCAGCCGCGCTACGCCTCGCTGCCCAACATCATGAAGGCAAAGAAGAAGCCACTCGACGAGAAGAGCCCGGCCGACTACGGCGCCGACGTCAAGCCGCGGCTCAAGGTGATCAAGACCGAGGAGCCGGGCGGCCGCAAGGCGGGCGTCAAGGTCAAGAGCGTCGCCGAGCTGATCGACAAGCTCAAGAACGAAGCCGGCGTGCTGTAA
- a CDS encoding twin transmembrane helix small protein, with amino-acid sequence MATVFNILAVLVMIAVVFVLIRGLINMLRGGSPMTSNKLMQARVLLQFIALVLIMLAVYFTRK; translated from the coding sequence ATGGCAACCGTCTTCAATATCCTCGCCGTCCTGGTCATGATCGCCGTGGTGTTCGTCCTGATCCGCGGCCTCATCAACATGCTGCGCGGCGGTTCCCCCATGACCTCGAACAAGCTGATGCAGGCGCGCGTGCTGTTGCAGTTCATCGCCTTGGTGCTGATCATGCTGGCGGTGTATTTCACCCGCAAATGA